In Drosophila yakuba strain Tai18E2 chromosome X, Prin_Dyak_Tai18E2_2.1, whole genome shotgun sequence, a single genomic region encodes these proteins:
- the LOC6525451 gene encoding uncharacterized protein LOC6525451 isoform X2, with translation MRIKMPAVRIAQDSDSTENDAVATQDILTCGACQKAFALSDIVKFIQHKVLQCNKENYGQCATQNPQMDRDAEEGRPLSLVNRRPSISAPITGRKSAPASAAAAVAAAAAAAAAAAAAAAASSTASGSRIHTPPPSPADLLADGASSTPKRLVDENDNTTPKDSETGATTLDSNAAPSSPAAIERQSSGDSSCELEEEQQERQDKQSQQQKQQAKVKQEPYDDEGLNHHQNQNQHQHQDDDDEDEEMEERSLAKRPKMELVDAEANTVHTEPSNYTCSTCKTRYTSAWRLIQHVQHSHGVKIYVESPGGGATLTVATPAALNNSALALAAAAAAAASATASGLASPQPAVSPNPAVTSAAKRSSPLGAAGSAILSTSVSSTCSNSLVNTSGGSISNTSSIGSPQQQQQQQQLQLQQQQQQAQQQQQRVQQQQRENLASAMAAGMRHHPLLPPPEAMHANPFQLLRMPLPPALAQAGNVVPTVAPLFGRPTPADHYRMEQLVSEQFRHHGFNLAAAAAAAQAQFNANGQVVGGVVTGSVEPRPPSSSSSGSQRGSVPPAALPPPSLSSQQQQQQQQQQQQSLQQQQQQQQGAQQQLQSAQQQQQSQQQQSQQQQQQITPGLVGGAGGSLKLEPQQMDFYSQRLRQLAGTTSPGAGSTVNSSSPSPRQKQSPHFASPSPSQQQQQQLATIPRPHSLTPPEKLGDASSENGSLGLILASTPRSASTPPSKTGDVSMQEPIAHCYSCSYCDKKFRFENNLIIHQRTHTGEKPYKCTACDFECSHIQKLMKHMRVHRSPADEQDNQDNQDDGSNADSLETNEADNDEDPNPDESEEELGDGDNDPDGDGDLDGEDEDEDELEECEDMDYKAEDLSVSNRIDGKSQSPKTTSSGATSLVGELMDKFGLSNIAQYSEAYKQALQESGRKEAAAAAAAAAAAADNNNRGGAGAPLSDKLNGLPVAALRLRDEFAKNCNMFQQQQDAGAPSQVPLFNPFPNPFELSKRMKMDGGDWWGMSQALHRNEALFENLKLKPLGLGGANSLIQGPLLKKESRQRNDTCEFCGKVFKNCSNLTVHRRSHTGEKPYKCELCSYACAQSSKLTRHMKTHGRTGKDVYRCRFCDMPFSVPSTLEKHMRKCVVNQGKAAAAANAVAAAQAAQAAAQHIQAAAQQAQAVQAQAVQAQAAQQSQQQQQQQQQQLSPMGVVGYPPQFVSGHNLSLPGSVSGDNDSNASSSLTGVHPISLKEEA, from the exons ATTCCGACTCCACAGAGAACGATGCCGTGGCCACACAGGACATCCTCACGTGCGGCGCCTGCCAGAAGGCGTTCGCCCTCTCGGACATTGTCAAGTTCATCCAGCACAAGGTGCTGCAGTGCAACAAGGAGAACTATGGCCAGTGTGCCACCCAGAATCCGCAAATGGATCGCGATGCGGAGGAAGGTCGTCCGCTTAGCCTTGTCAATCGTCGCCCCTCGATCTCCGCCCCCATAACCGGTCGCAAATCCGCTCCAGCgtcggcagcagcagcagttgcagcagcagcagcagcagcggcggcagcagcagcggcggcggcggccagcAGTACGGCCAGCGGTTCCAGGATACACACACCACCACCGAGTCCGGCGGACCTTTTGGCCGACGGAGCCAGCAGCACACCCAAACGCTTAGTAGACG AGAACGACAATACCACGCCCAAGGATAGCGAGACGGGCGCCACCACCCTCGATTCGAATGCCGCCCCCTCCAGTCCAGCGGCCATCGAGCGCCAATCCTCCGGCGACAGCAGCTGCGAattggaggaggagcagcaggagcgaCAGGATaagcagtcgcagcagcagaaacagcaggCGAAGGTCAAGCAGGAGCCCTACGATGACGAGGGCCTCAATCATcatcagaatcagaatcagcatcagcatcaggatgatgacgatgaggatgaggagaTGGAGGAGCGCTCGCTGGCCAAGCGGCCCAAAATGGAGCTGGTCGATGCCGAGGCCAACACAGTCCACACAG AACCCAGCAACTATACGTGCTCCACGTGCAAAACCCGCTACACATCCGCCTGGCGCCTCATCCAGCATGTCCAGCACTCGCACGGTGTCAAGATCTACGTGGAGAGTCCCGGCGGTGGAGCCACATTGACGGTGGCCACGCCCGCCGCCCTCAACAACAGTGCTCTGGCattggccgccgccgccgccgccgcagcctCCGCTACCGCTTCCGGTCTGGCGAGTCCACAGCCAGCGGTCAGTCCCAATCCCGCAGTTACATCGGCGGCCAAGAGGAGCAGTCCGTTGGGCGCAGCGGGTTCGGCCATTCTGTCCACCTCGGTTAGCTCCACCTGCTCCAACTCGTTGGTGAACACCAGCGGtggcagcatcagcaacaccagcagcattGGCTcaccgcaacagcaacaacagcagcagcagttgcaactgcaacagcagcagcagcaggcacagcagcaacagcagcgcgtgcagcagcaacagagaGAGAATCTGGCATCAGCCATGGCCGCTGGCATGCGTCATCatccgctgctgccgccgccagAGGCCATGCACGCCAATCCCTTCCAGCTGCTGCGCATGCCACTGCCACCAGCATTGGCCCAGGCCGGAAATGTAGTTCCTACGGTGGCGCCACTCTTCGGTCGCCCCACGCCCGCCGATCACTACCGCATGGAGCAGCTGGTCAGCGAGCAGTTCCGCCACCATGGCTTCAATctggccgccgccgctgccgccgcacAGGCGCAGTTCAATGCCAATGGTCAGGTGGTCGGTGGCGTGGTCACCGGTTCGGTTGAGCCACGTCCCCCATCGTcgagcagcagtggcagccagCGTGGATCGGTGCCCCCAGCAGCCCTGCCGCCACCATCTCTGAGCtcccagcaacagcagcagcagcaacagcaacagcagcaatcgttgcagcagcagcagcagcaacagcaaggtgcccagcagcaactgcagtccgcacagcagcaacagcagtcgcagcagcagcaatcgcaacagcaacagcaacagatcACACCGGGTCTGGTTGGCGGAGCTGGTGGCTCCCTGAAATTGGAACCGCAGCAGATGGATTTTTACTCGCAGCGATTGCGTCAGCTTGCGGGCACAACAAGCCCTGGAGCTGGCAGCACTGTTAACTCGAGCTCGCCGAGTCCACGACAGAAGCAATCGCCGCATTTCGCGAGCCCCTCGCcctcgcagcagcagcaacagcaattggCCACCATCCCGCGACCCCATTCCCTTACTCCGCCCGAGAAACTGGGCGATGCTAGCTCCGAAAATGGCAGCTTGGGACTAATCCTGGCCAGCACGCCGCGTTCCGCCAGCACGCCACCCTCGAAAACGGGCGATGTGTCCATGCAGGAACCCATTGCCCATTGCTACTCCTGTAGCTACTGCGACAAGAAGTTCCGGTTCGAGAACAATCTGATTATCCACCAGAGGACCCACACCGGCGAGAAGCCGTACAAGTGCACCGCCTGCGACTTTGAGTGCTCGCACATCCAGAAGCTGATGAAGCACATGCGGGTGCACCGCAGTCCGGCGGATGAGCAGGACAACCAGGATAACCAGGACGATGGCAGCAATGCCGATTCGCTGGAAACCAATGAGGCCGACAACGACGAGGATCCCAATCCCGATGAGTCCGAGGAGGAGTTGGGCGATGGCGATAACGATCccgatggcgatggtgacCTCGAtggcgaggatgaggacgaggatgagctGGAGGAGTGCGAGGACATGGACTACAAGGCGGAGGACCTCAGTGTTAGCAATCGTATCGATGGCAAGAGCCAGAGCCCCAAGACGACCAGCTCGGGCGCCACATCGCTGGTTGGTGAATTGATGGACAAGTTCGGTCTGTCCAACATTGCCCAGTACAGTGAAGCCTACAAGCAGGCGCTCCAGGAGTCCGGACGCAAGGaggccgccgctgccgccgccgccgctgctgcagcagccgacaacaacaatcgcggtggtgctggtgctccGCTGAGTGACAAGCTGAATGGTCTGCCTGTGGCCGCTCTCCGTCTGCGGGATGAGTTCGCCAAGAACTGCAACAtgttccagcagcagcaggatgcaGGTGCTCCGTCGCAAGTGCCGCTCTTCAATCCATTCCCCAATCCCTTCGAGCTGAGCAAGCGCATGAAGATGGACGGCGGCGATTGGTGGGGCATGTCGCAGGCTCTCCATCGGAATGAGGCACTGTTCGAGAATCTGAAGCTGAAGCCACTGGGCCTGGGTGGCGCCAACTCGCTGATCCAGGGACCGCTGCTCAAGAAGGAGAGCCGCCAGCGCAACGACACGTGCGAGTTTTGCGGCAAGGTGTTCAAGAACTGCTCGAATCTGACGGTGCATCGCAGAAGTCACACCGGCGAGAAGCCGTACAAGTGCGAACTCTGCTCCTACGCCTGCGCCCAGAGCTCCAAGCTGACGCGGCACATGAAGACACACGGCAGGACCGGCAAGGATGTGTACCGCTGCCGCTTCTGCGACATGCCATTCAGTGTGCCCTCGACGCTGGAGAAGCACATGCGCAAGTGCGTCGTCAATCAGGGcaaggcggcggcggctgccaaTGCGGTTGCTGCCGCTCAGGCGGCACAGGCTGCAGCGCAACACATCCAGGCCGCCGCCCAGCAGGCGCAGGCGGTACAGGCTCAGGCGGTGCAGGCCCAGGCGGCGCAGCAgtcgcaacagcagcagcagcagcagcagcaacaactatCGCCCATGGGCGTCGTTGGCTATCCGCCGCAGTTTGTCAGCGGTCACAATCTCTCACTGCCGGGCAGCGTGAGCGGCGACAATGACTCGAATGCCTCCTCCAGCTTGACCGGCGTCCATCCCATATCGCTCAAGGAGGAGGCATGA
- the LOC6525451 gene encoding uncharacterized protein LOC6525451 isoform X1, with the protein MYNKMLSISEDHGFRSLSHSDSTENDAVATQDILTCGACQKAFALSDIVKFIQHKVLQCNKENYGQCATQNPQMDRDAEEGRPLSLVNRRPSISAPITGRKSAPASAAAAVAAAAAAAAAAAAAAAASSTASGSRIHTPPPSPADLLADGASSTPKRLVDENDNTTPKDSETGATTLDSNAAPSSPAAIERQSSGDSSCELEEEQQERQDKQSQQQKQQAKVKQEPYDDEGLNHHQNQNQHQHQDDDDEDEEMEERSLAKRPKMELVDAEANTVHTEPSNYTCSTCKTRYTSAWRLIQHVQHSHGVKIYVESPGGGATLTVATPAALNNSALALAAAAAAAASATASGLASPQPAVSPNPAVTSAAKRSSPLGAAGSAILSTSVSSTCSNSLVNTSGGSISNTSSIGSPQQQQQQQQLQLQQQQQQAQQQQQRVQQQQRENLASAMAAGMRHHPLLPPPEAMHANPFQLLRMPLPPALAQAGNVVPTVAPLFGRPTPADHYRMEQLVSEQFRHHGFNLAAAAAAAQAQFNANGQVVGGVVTGSVEPRPPSSSSSGSQRGSVPPAALPPPSLSSQQQQQQQQQQQQSLQQQQQQQQGAQQQLQSAQQQQQSQQQQSQQQQQQITPGLVGGAGGSLKLEPQQMDFYSQRLRQLAGTTSPGAGSTVNSSSPSPRQKQSPHFASPSPSQQQQQQLATIPRPHSLTPPEKLGDASSENGSLGLILASTPRSASTPPSKTGDVSMQEPIAHCYSCSYCDKKFRFENNLIIHQRTHTGEKPYKCTACDFECSHIQKLMKHMRVHRSPADEQDNQDNQDDGSNADSLETNEADNDEDPNPDESEEELGDGDNDPDGDGDLDGEDEDEDELEECEDMDYKAEDLSVSNRIDGKSQSPKTTSSGATSLVGELMDKFGLSNIAQYSEAYKQALQESGRKEAAAAAAAAAAAADNNNRGGAGAPLSDKLNGLPVAALRLRDEFAKNCNMFQQQQDAGAPSQVPLFNPFPNPFELSKRMKMDGGDWWGMSQALHRNEALFENLKLKPLGLGGANSLIQGPLLKKESRQRNDTCEFCGKVFKNCSNLTVHRRSHTGEKPYKCELCSYACAQSSKLTRHMKTHGRTGKDVYRCRFCDMPFSVPSTLEKHMRKCVVNQGKAAAAANAVAAAQAAQAAAQHIQAAAQQAQAVQAQAVQAQAAQQSQQQQQQQQQQLSPMGVVGYPPQFVSGHNLSLPGSVSGDNDSNASSSLTGVHPISLKEEA; encoded by the exons ATTCCGACTCCACAGAGAACGATGCCGTGGCCACACAGGACATCCTCACGTGCGGCGCCTGCCAGAAGGCGTTCGCCCTCTCGGACATTGTCAAGTTCATCCAGCACAAGGTGCTGCAGTGCAACAAGGAGAACTATGGCCAGTGTGCCACCCAGAATCCGCAAATGGATCGCGATGCGGAGGAAGGTCGTCCGCTTAGCCTTGTCAATCGTCGCCCCTCGATCTCCGCCCCCATAACCGGTCGCAAATCCGCTCCAGCgtcggcagcagcagcagttgcagcagcagcagcagcagcggcggcagcagcagcggcggcggcggccagcAGTACGGCCAGCGGTTCCAGGATACACACACCACCACCGAGTCCGGCGGACCTTTTGGCCGACGGAGCCAGCAGCACACCCAAACGCTTAGTAGACG AGAACGACAATACCACGCCCAAGGATAGCGAGACGGGCGCCACCACCCTCGATTCGAATGCCGCCCCCTCCAGTCCAGCGGCCATCGAGCGCCAATCCTCCGGCGACAGCAGCTGCGAattggaggaggagcagcaggagcgaCAGGATaagcagtcgcagcagcagaaacagcaggCGAAGGTCAAGCAGGAGCCCTACGATGACGAGGGCCTCAATCATcatcagaatcagaatcagcatcagcatcaggatgatgacgatgaggatgaggagaTGGAGGAGCGCTCGCTGGCCAAGCGGCCCAAAATGGAGCTGGTCGATGCCGAGGCCAACACAGTCCACACAG AACCCAGCAACTATACGTGCTCCACGTGCAAAACCCGCTACACATCCGCCTGGCGCCTCATCCAGCATGTCCAGCACTCGCACGGTGTCAAGATCTACGTGGAGAGTCCCGGCGGTGGAGCCACATTGACGGTGGCCACGCCCGCCGCCCTCAACAACAGTGCTCTGGCattggccgccgccgccgccgccgcagcctCCGCTACCGCTTCCGGTCTGGCGAGTCCACAGCCAGCGGTCAGTCCCAATCCCGCAGTTACATCGGCGGCCAAGAGGAGCAGTCCGTTGGGCGCAGCGGGTTCGGCCATTCTGTCCACCTCGGTTAGCTCCACCTGCTCCAACTCGTTGGTGAACACCAGCGGtggcagcatcagcaacaccagcagcattGGCTcaccgcaacagcaacaacagcagcagcagttgcaactgcaacagcagcagcagcaggcacagcagcaacagcagcgcgtgcagcagcaacagagaGAGAATCTGGCATCAGCCATGGCCGCTGGCATGCGTCATCatccgctgctgccgccgccagAGGCCATGCACGCCAATCCCTTCCAGCTGCTGCGCATGCCACTGCCACCAGCATTGGCCCAGGCCGGAAATGTAGTTCCTACGGTGGCGCCACTCTTCGGTCGCCCCACGCCCGCCGATCACTACCGCATGGAGCAGCTGGTCAGCGAGCAGTTCCGCCACCATGGCTTCAATctggccgccgccgctgccgccgcacAGGCGCAGTTCAATGCCAATGGTCAGGTGGTCGGTGGCGTGGTCACCGGTTCGGTTGAGCCACGTCCCCCATCGTcgagcagcagtggcagccagCGTGGATCGGTGCCCCCAGCAGCCCTGCCGCCACCATCTCTGAGCtcccagcaacagcagcagcagcaacagcaacagcagcaatcgttgcagcagcagcagcagcaacagcaaggtgcccagcagcaactgcagtccgcacagcagcaacagcagtcgcagcagcagcaatcgcaacagcaacagcaacagatcACACCGGGTCTGGTTGGCGGAGCTGGTGGCTCCCTGAAATTGGAACCGCAGCAGATGGATTTTTACTCGCAGCGATTGCGTCAGCTTGCGGGCACAACAAGCCCTGGAGCTGGCAGCACTGTTAACTCGAGCTCGCCGAGTCCACGACAGAAGCAATCGCCGCATTTCGCGAGCCCCTCGCcctcgcagcagcagcaacagcaattggCCACCATCCCGCGACCCCATTCCCTTACTCCGCCCGAGAAACTGGGCGATGCTAGCTCCGAAAATGGCAGCTTGGGACTAATCCTGGCCAGCACGCCGCGTTCCGCCAGCACGCCACCCTCGAAAACGGGCGATGTGTCCATGCAGGAACCCATTGCCCATTGCTACTCCTGTAGCTACTGCGACAAGAAGTTCCGGTTCGAGAACAATCTGATTATCCACCAGAGGACCCACACCGGCGAGAAGCCGTACAAGTGCACCGCCTGCGACTTTGAGTGCTCGCACATCCAGAAGCTGATGAAGCACATGCGGGTGCACCGCAGTCCGGCGGATGAGCAGGACAACCAGGATAACCAGGACGATGGCAGCAATGCCGATTCGCTGGAAACCAATGAGGCCGACAACGACGAGGATCCCAATCCCGATGAGTCCGAGGAGGAGTTGGGCGATGGCGATAACGATCccgatggcgatggtgacCTCGAtggcgaggatgaggacgaggatgagctGGAGGAGTGCGAGGACATGGACTACAAGGCGGAGGACCTCAGTGTTAGCAATCGTATCGATGGCAAGAGCCAGAGCCCCAAGACGACCAGCTCGGGCGCCACATCGCTGGTTGGTGAATTGATGGACAAGTTCGGTCTGTCCAACATTGCCCAGTACAGTGAAGCCTACAAGCAGGCGCTCCAGGAGTCCGGACGCAAGGaggccgccgctgccgccgccgccgctgctgcagcagccgacaacaacaatcgcggtggtgctggtgctccGCTGAGTGACAAGCTGAATGGTCTGCCTGTGGCCGCTCTCCGTCTGCGGGATGAGTTCGCCAAGAACTGCAACAtgttccagcagcagcaggatgcaGGTGCTCCGTCGCAAGTGCCGCTCTTCAATCCATTCCCCAATCCCTTCGAGCTGAGCAAGCGCATGAAGATGGACGGCGGCGATTGGTGGGGCATGTCGCAGGCTCTCCATCGGAATGAGGCACTGTTCGAGAATCTGAAGCTGAAGCCACTGGGCCTGGGTGGCGCCAACTCGCTGATCCAGGGACCGCTGCTCAAGAAGGAGAGCCGCCAGCGCAACGACACGTGCGAGTTTTGCGGCAAGGTGTTCAAGAACTGCTCGAATCTGACGGTGCATCGCAGAAGTCACACCGGCGAGAAGCCGTACAAGTGCGAACTCTGCTCCTACGCCTGCGCCCAGAGCTCCAAGCTGACGCGGCACATGAAGACACACGGCAGGACCGGCAAGGATGTGTACCGCTGCCGCTTCTGCGACATGCCATTCAGTGTGCCCTCGACGCTGGAGAAGCACATGCGCAAGTGCGTCGTCAATCAGGGcaaggcggcggcggctgccaaTGCGGTTGCTGCCGCTCAGGCGGCACAGGCTGCAGCGCAACACATCCAGGCCGCCGCCCAGCAGGCGCAGGCGGTACAGGCTCAGGCGGTGCAGGCCCAGGCGGCGCAGCAgtcgcaacagcagcagcagcagcagcagcaacaactatCGCCCATGGGCGTCGTTGGCTATCCGCCGCAGTTTGTCAGCGGTCACAATCTCTCACTGCCGGGCAGCGTGAGCGGCGACAATGACTCGAATGCCTCCTCCAGCTTGACCGGCGTCCATCCCATATCGCTCAAGGAGGAGGCATGA